The proteins below come from a single Epinephelus moara isolate mb chromosome 19, YSFRI_EMoa_1.0, whole genome shotgun sequence genomic window:
- the zgc:110045 gene encoding poly(rC)-binding protein 3 isoform X1, translated as MSDKEEMASDGSLNVTLTLRLLMHGKEVGSIIGKKGETVKKMREESGARINISEGSSPERIVTITGPTEGIFRAFSMIAQKFEEDITAAMTNSNVTSKPPVTLRLVFPGSQCGSLIGKGGSKIKEIRETTGAQVQVAGDMLPDSTERAVTISGTPQAITQCVRHICSVMLESPPKGATIPYRPKAIPAGAHAVLAPQHSAQAFAIPGQYAFAHQDLTKLHQLAMQHIPLPSLGQSNPTFPGLDASAPTSSQELAIPNDFIGCIIGRQGSKINEIRQVSGAHIKIASATDGSAMRQVTITGSPASISVAQYLINASLEMAKYTMQAASSATPVDLNMSFSQSAPTASTAATSMAVLAATTPAPTINVHSPSTLQTIQNPHYAVPVSSLLGMKTLPLLAVHPAAASSLTQGLSPYTAKMPTSGIKKSERQKFAPY; from the exons ATGTCTGACAAGGAAGAAATGGCTTCAGATGGGAGTCTGAATGTTACACTGACGCTGAGGCTGCTGATGCATGGAAAG GAAGTTGGCAGCATAATTGGAAAg AAAGGAGAAACAGTAAAGAAAATGAGGGAGGAG AGTGGTGCTCGTATTAACATATCAGAGGGATCATCTCCCGAGAGGATTGTCACCATCACAGGACCCACAGAGGGCATCTTCAGAGCTTTCTCCATGATCGCTCAGAAGTTTGAGGAG GATATTACCGCAGCAATGACAAACAGCAACGTGACAAGCAAGCCACCTGTGACACTTCGTCTGGTTTTCCCAGGGAgccagtgtggctcactgattgGCAAAGGAGGCTCAAAGATCAAAGAGATCAGAGAG ACCACAGGCGCTCAGGTTCAGGTGGCAGGAGACATGCTGCCGGACTCTACAGAGAGGGCTGTCACAATCTCCGGCACTCCACAGGCCATCACTCAGTGTGTAAGACACATCTGCTCTGTCATGCTGGAG TCTCCACCGAAAGGAGCGACTATTCCCTACCGTCCCAAGGCCATACCTGCTGGAGCCCATGCAGTATTAGCACCACAACACTCTGCACAA GCCTTTGCAATTCCAGGGCAGTATGCTTTTGCGCATCAAGAT TTGACCAAGCTTCACCAGTTGGCTATGCAGCATATCCCCCTCCCTTCCCTTGGGCAGAGCAACCCTACCTTCCCTG GATTGGATGCATCTGCCCCCACAAGTTCACAAGAGCTGGCAATACCTAATGAT TTTATTGGCTGCATAATTGGAAGACAAGGCAGCAAGATCAATGAGATCCGCCAGGTCTCTGGAGCTCACATCAAAATTGCCAGCGCCACTGATGGCTCAGCCATGCGCCAAGTCACGATCACAGGCTCGCCGGCCAGCATCAGCGTCGCCCAGTACCTCATCAACGCCAG CTTAGAGATGGCTAAATACACCATGCAGGCCGCTTCCTCTGCGACCCCAGTTGACCTCAACATGAGCTTCTCTCAGTCTGCTCCCACTGCCTCCACAGCTGCTACCTCTATGGCCGTCCTGGCGGCCACCACCCCAGCCCCCACCATTAACGTCCACTCTCCCTCCACCTTACAAACCATCCAAAACCCACATTACGCCGTCCCTGTTTCCAGCCTGCTTGGCATGAAAACTCTCCCTCTCCTGGCTGTCCACCCAGCAGCCGCTTCCAGCCTAACTCAGGGTTTATCCCCTTACACTGCAAAAATGCCAACCTCTGGCATCAAAAAATCTGAGCGCCAGAAGTTCGCTCCTTATTGA
- the zgc:110045 gene encoding poly(rC)-binding protein 3 isoform X2: MSDKEEMASDGSLNVTLTLRLLMHGKEVGSIIGKKGETVKKMREESGARINISEGSSPERIVTITGPTEGIFRAFSMIAQKFEEDITAAMTNSNVTSKPPVTLRLVFPGSQCGSLIGKGGSKIKEIRETTGAQVQVAGDMLPDSTERAVTISGTPQAITQCVRHICSVMLESPPKGATIPYRPKAIPAGAHAVLAPQHSAQAFAIPGQYAFAHQDLTKLHQLAMQHIPLPSLGQSNPTFPGLDASAPTSSQELAIPNDFIGCIIGRQGSKINEIRQVSGAHIKIASATDGSAMRQVTITGSPASISVAQYLINARLSSVLTGLGVL; encoded by the exons ATGTCTGACAAGGAAGAAATGGCTTCAGATGGGAGTCTGAATGTTACACTGACGCTGAGGCTGCTGATGCATGGAAAG GAAGTTGGCAGCATAATTGGAAAg AAAGGAGAAACAGTAAAGAAAATGAGGGAGGAG AGTGGTGCTCGTATTAACATATCAGAGGGATCATCTCCCGAGAGGATTGTCACCATCACAGGACCCACAGAGGGCATCTTCAGAGCTTTCTCCATGATCGCTCAGAAGTTTGAGGAG GATATTACCGCAGCAATGACAAACAGCAACGTGACAAGCAAGCCACCTGTGACACTTCGTCTGGTTTTCCCAGGGAgccagtgtggctcactgattgGCAAAGGAGGCTCAAAGATCAAAGAGATCAGAGAG ACCACAGGCGCTCAGGTTCAGGTGGCAGGAGACATGCTGCCGGACTCTACAGAGAGGGCTGTCACAATCTCCGGCACTCCACAGGCCATCACTCAGTGTGTAAGACACATCTGCTCTGTCATGCTGGAG TCTCCACCGAAAGGAGCGACTATTCCCTACCGTCCCAAGGCCATACCTGCTGGAGCCCATGCAGTATTAGCACCACAACACTCTGCACAA GCCTTTGCAATTCCAGGGCAGTATGCTTTTGCGCATCAAGAT TTGACCAAGCTTCACCAGTTGGCTATGCAGCATATCCCCCTCCCTTCCCTTGGGCAGAGCAACCCTACCTTCCCTG GATTGGATGCATCTGCCCCCACAAGTTCACAAGAGCTGGCAATACCTAATGAT TTTATTGGCTGCATAATTGGAAGACAAGGCAGCAAGATCAATGAGATCCGCCAGGTCTCTGGAGCTCACATCAAAATTGCCAGCGCCACTGATGGCTCAGCCATGCGCCAAGTCACGATCACAGGCTCGCCGGCCAGCATCAGCGTCGCCCAGTACCTCATCAACGCCAG GCTCTCATCAGTGCTAACAGGCTTGGGTGTTCTGTAG